DNA sequence from the Kazachstania africana CBS 2517 chromosome 4, complete genome genome:
TAAATCATGATCTCTAATATAATCAGTagctttcaaaaattcgGAATAGTTTTCTTTGTCAATAGCCATGCTACGAACTTGATCTCTGAAAGTTGATAAAACCTTGACATACGGCGTAGCAATGTCTTCAACACTAccagaagaaatttgatCATCACCGTTGGAAGGACTTGACCAACCGAGACCATCTGGACGTGAGGGGAAACCAATAACATCAAGAATCTTGGTGACGTATTTACAAATGGCTAAGACTGGTTCAATTCTAATTTCAGAACCAACACTAGAAATATATGTGTTGGTCAATGAAACTACTTCAACTAATGCTTTTAAAGATTGTGGTGTTGATAAATTATCACAGAATGAACTATGAACTTTTTCTTGGGTGGTTTTTAAATTatctaataatttcttttctaagGAACCTAGTTTCTTTGAGATATGATTCTTTTCATTGGAATGAATGAAATCGTTATTTAAGGCTCTAacattcttgaaaaagttgTGGAATGAAGTTTCAACAGATTTCGCTTCGTTGATTAGactttctttgaaatctaACTGATTATTCCATTGAACTGATGCAAATGCCAATCTTAATTGTCTGGCAGAGAATTTACTCAAAGCTTCATCGATggtgatgaaatttttcaaagatttagaCATCTTTTGTCCCTCGATATGTAGATGACCAGTATGTAAGAAATAGTTGATCCATTGATGATTATCGTGTTTTGCTTCGGACTGAGCTAGTTCGTTATCGTGATGTGGGAATGCTAAATCAATACCACCAGAATGGATATCTATTTGAGAACCCAAGACGTCAGAGGCCATGACGGAACATTCAATATGCCATCCCGGTCTACCTTTGCCCCAAGGTGATTCCCATTCAGGTTCACCTGGTTTTGAAGTTTTCCAAAGGGCAAAATCGTTCTTTGATCTCTTACCTGTTGTattaattgataatgaacCTTCACCATCATTAATTAAATCTAACTTACCCTTGTTCCAAGGTTGACACTTAGCATAGTCATGCTTTGAACTGGAATCAAATCTTACAGTATCGAAATAGACTGAACCATCATCGGTAGCATATGCATAACCGTTATCGATAATGTCTTTGACAAACTGGACAATTTCTGGAACATACTCAGATACTCTTGTAGTGACGCTTGGAGGTAGAACGTTTAAGTGTGCcatatcattattaaattGTTGTTCCCAGTATGCAGGTAgttttctgaaaatttctggGTCATTTACAGATGAACCTGATTCTTTATCAAGGGCTGGGACTAAAGTGTCCTTAGCTAGTGCgaaaaattcatctttagAGATCTTATCATTTGATTCGATAGCCTTGATAGTATTTTGAATGGCAGTAATATACATTGGAAACTTGGGGTTGTTCGTCTTTTCCAATTCGAAATCGACAGTCTTGAACCATTCTTGAAATGAAGCAATGCTGTCCACTTTATCAAGGTTCAATTGACTTGCAATAAATTGTGTTAAAGTATCTTGAACTTTGGTAATGATGCTGTCATTAATTTTCTCCGTTTCATTGACGAATTTCTCGTAAAGATAATTTTGTCTGGCCCTAATAATAATCTTATCGTCGATATCAGTGACattttgaacaaaattgatatcgtaaccaaaatatttttccataATTCTTCTGTTAATATCAATAGAAACGTAGTTTCTGGCATGACCCATGTGGGACGCATCATAGACAGTAGGACCACAAGAATACCAACTGACAAGATTGGTTCCGGATAGAGgaataaattcttctttatctCTGGTCAAACTGTTATACAGTTTCAAAACAGGCTTTTTAGCAACCACTGGCTGCGGCTTGTACCATTTAGGTTGGACGACTTTTGGTGTAGACATTTTCGAGATCAGCGACCTTACCTTGatcattcaagaaatgatgTAACAACAATAACAACACAGACCAACTTAACCTTTCGCAGCTTAACTAATGTCTTTCTCTGACACATCTCAATACAGCAAGAAAAGAGagaggaaaattttttgcaaCTATATCTTCCGGGTAATGGGCATCGGATATCTGattgacaaaatttgaaaaatttgaaaaattttgagatgAGTTGCAGAAATGAATGATAGTTTCACAAGGTGAAAGGAAGGGAAATAACACAACTTAGTTGCGATGTCTAAGAGATCTATTACGGAGATTGAGGTAGAAGCTTACCAGGAACATAATTCTGCTATAGTGGGCAGTTTTTTCAAGGGTGTTCGGGTGCCAAAGGATACGAAATTCGACTTGTACAGAAAGAAGGCTTCTAAGAGTGATTTCATACTACACGGTGAAAATGAGAGGTTAGAATATGAGGGCTCCACTGATGGTTTGAGCAAAGATGGTACGCAGTCTGTTATTGGTGTTTTTAATAAGGAAAAGAACTCTATTGAATTATACAGGGCACCTATCCTAGTGTCAAAAGTTATTTCCAAATCAACGAAGAGACTTGCTGGCCCTGAAATTAAGAATGCTGAAGTTAGAGCATCTGTCTCAAGAAATGCCCTAGGTGAAGCTTTCGGTTCAAAGAAGGCTAAAAAGGCTATTGCCGACTTAGAAAGAAATCGTATTGATTCTGATAAGTTAACTGATGTTGCTATCGATATCGTAGACTCCGTCAGAACTGCATCTAAGGATTTACCGACTAGAAAAGAATTGGACGAAGCTGTTTCTAACGATAGACCAACTCCATTAGCTAACTTGGAAGCTACAGACGTTGAACAAATTTATCCACTCGAAAATATAATACCAAAGAGAGAATTACAATTCATTCGTGTTGGCCACATCTTAAAAGAAACcgataatgaaaagagaTTGGAATTTTTCCCATTCACTTCATCTAAGTATATTTCCAAGAAATTAGTGACCTTAACTCAGCCATCTCAAATGGTTAAATTACAATTATTGTACTACTTATCATTACTATTGGGTGTCTACGAAAATAGAAGAGTGAACAATAAAGTCAAGCTACTAGAAAGAATAAACTCCCCACCAGAAACTTTAATCGATGGTGTTCTAGACAGATTTACCGTCGCTAGACCAGGCCAATTTGGTAGATCAAAAGATCGTTCTTTCTTCGTCAATCCACAAAATGAGGATAAATTACTGTGTTACATTTTAACGATCGTGCTACATTTAGATAACTTCATTGTGGAAATTTCTCCGTTAGCTCAAGAATTAGGTCTCAAACCTTCTAAAATTGTTTCCCTATTCAGAACTATTGGTGCTATTGTCAAAGGTGCCACTGTTGCTCAAGCAGATGCTTTCGGCATTCCAAAGAGTGCTGCTAACACTTACAAAATAGCTACTTTGAAGGTCCCCTTCAAGTTACCAGAAATGGTCAGAAGAGGTAGAGCTGCAAGACGTTAGAATTCAATCCAAGTGCACTTCTGTATACATTGTATATTAGTATCCCTTATATAAAGTCATTATTATCTGTATAAACAAAGTGGTTCCACAAAAGCATAAAAAATAGCGTCATATATAGAGCTTAAAACTACAACTTCAGATATTCCTGCTATACAATTACTTGTCCACCTCTCTTTTCAACATCATGAACTTTCAAGACGTGCCTTATTAAGCTAACAATGACACTTAACTTTATTCGTAGAAGTATTAAAGTAGTTTATAATGCACTAGATGTTGCGCAGGCTAGGTATTTATATTAATAAAAGGCTTTAGTACTCACTTACTTTATTGATATCGACCCATTCAATTTGAGATTTTTGTCTATCATCTCTCCtcactttgaaaaaatggtCAGCAAATTGTGATGCACCCATATGgctcaaaaatttctcatcATGGGTAATAACAATCAGCTGGAAGTTTTTTTGGTGTCTTCTAAAATgaattatattatttaatgatttcGCTAGGGATTCGATATTCTCTTCGTCTAGATTGGTTGTGGGTTCATCAAGAGCAATGACACCGCAATTAATACCAAATGTCTCGGACAATGCGAGTCTGATTATAATGGAAGCAAGAACTTTCTGTCCGGCAGAGCACCTGCCTCTCATATCCAACTCAGCATCTTGTTTATACATTACAACCCTATAATTATAAGACTTGCCTCTTACTGTAGAACTGACTTCATCAGACCTGATTTTGATCGTATCGATATCAGTCCCACTGTACGTCCGCTTCCACAACTCATCGATGATCCTATTAATATCTTCCATTTTGAGACCATGATATCTCATGATAGCACTGTCAAGTGCCTTCGAGTACGTGTCGATATCGTCTGTGACTAGTGTTCTAGTTTGCAACTCAACCCATTCCTTGTGAAACTTATTATCAACGTCCTTGAAATCCGAGCGTAATTGTAACTGCAAagaattgatttgattttgtaaTTGTTTCATTTCTCCTAATCTACCTGCATTTTCTGCGCTCAACTTCTCGTACTCATTCCTTAGTTGCGATGATTCATGTTGATATTTGTCTCTCTTCGCTTTTGCATTTTGAATATCCAAACTGTTAATTTGGCTCTTGATATCATTCAGCTTCTTTTTCAGATCTAGTAGCTCTATATTTTGTGAAAGGTTTCTTTTTTCGTTGTTAGAAtcctttaatttttgtttttggTCATTTAGTTCGTTATTCTTGAAGTCAATTTGCTGATTTAATTCAGCTAATTCTAGTTCAGAGCGTTCAAGCTCCCGTGTACATTGAGAAAGCAAACTTTCGTCATACTGGGTAATTTCATTCCAAATACTAGAAACGGTGTTTATGTCGTTATTGATCTTATTCAGTGTATCTCTCTTAGAACTCATTTTACTGTTAAATTCAGCTTTTACATTATTTGTTTCTTGCtccaaaaaaattctttgacTATGTAATTCATCGACCTCTGAAGTCAACTGCCCAAGTTTTGAttctatttctttgatCCTATTACGTTTAGActtcatattattttccGTATTTTGTTTACGCACTAAAGATCTTTCCATCTCATTAATAGCcattgtttttttctttattgtGGTGATTAAAGCAGAGTGCCCTCGTATTTTACCTTCCCTTGCCATTTGCAGTTCATTTATAGCTTTACGTAGACCACGAAGATGGTCACTTTTATTCTTTTGTAGTTGCTGTAATTCATCCACTGTAAATACTTCACCATCAGAACTGCCgtaaatcttcaattgcTCTAAGATCTGACTGGATTCCGCATCGAGTTGTTTTAGCTCCTTTTTTAAAGTAATAATTGTTTCCACATAGGCACGTAGTTCCTTTTCAACTAGAACCTGGTCTTCTTTTAGCTCATTATTCTTGGTTTCCATAGTCAAAAGCTGCTCGCGTAAAGATGTTGTTAGTTCCTGAGCCTTTTTGGAgtcaattttgattttattaatcCTTTCCCATGATGAGTTAAGTAAGGTGAAATCTTTCTCCAAGGACCGTAAACTATCCAAAAATTCCTTCTCTTCCTTTACTACTTCCTTTAAAGCTGTCTCAAACTTCGCTTCAGTTTTTGCCTTTAGATTCTGTAATATctcatttttgaattcaacaGTATCAAAACTTCTCAAACAGAGATAACAAGAATTATCATACTCAGCAACTTCTAGCGCCTTCCTATTGAAATCGAGAGTTGTTTGatgcattttcaaattttccagGGCTGTTCTGTAGGACAACTCCGCCTCctcaataattttgtcaTATTCGCCTAATGGACAGTCCTCTGGGAGCGCATTTTCTAGGTTTCtttttatatcattttcagttttttgGTTGGTAACGAGGTCATTTTGTAATGTAGTCAAATTATATGAGGATTCTGTAAATTTCTTCTCACATTCATGCAGTTCCCTATTCGATAACGCTATCTGCTTCTGTAAATTgatataaattttcttaaaatCTATATCGAGGTCGTCATTGGACATTAGATTCCAGCTTTTCGCTTTTGAGTTGTTTTCGAGTGATGTAGATGCATTTTCCAAAGCTTGGGACTTTTCCGCAATTgacttcttcaaaagacCTAGTTTTGCGAAGAGGTCTGCTTGTTGAtttgttttcttgattttatCTTGAATTTCCTCGAGATCGTTTTCTGCAAGCAATATTTGTTCGTTCTTCTCCTTCAACTGAGCTCCCATTTGCTTTATCACATCCGACTTTTCCCATTCTTCTAACTTCAAGGTAGTTTCAGCcaagattttcttttccttctctaaatcatcttctgaGTATTCGGAAGTTATAATTTCTGATTCCATATTTGATATCTCATCGAGCAGTTTGTTCTTGTCAGCTTTGTAATAATCTAACTTCTGCGCCTGTACTGTATCTGAGTAGATAACTTTTGACagcttttcttcttgatctttAATCTTCTGGGATTCAGTTTCCTCGAATCGATCAAGGTCactacaaaatttttccttaTAGTGTTTTAACTGGTCGATGAAATTTGATGCTTCGACTGAGACTTCGAAACCATATCTTGTAGACATTTGACTCTGTAAATCTGTTAATCGGGTTTTATTCAATGCATACTTATTTAATTCAGCTTCTAGTTCACCTTGTCGCCTAGCTAGACTATTTGAATTGTTTTGGAATTCCTTGGATTTATCTTTCATTGCAAATAATTCCTCTTCAAACCTTTGAACTTCTAATTCCTTCTCATGCAATGTATTCGAGAAGTTATCTAAGAGATCTTGTAATTCAGATTTCCCCAAGTTGATTGCATTTATGGAACTGgataatctttcaatttcatttgacGTTAAGGATTCGAGAGTTTTCAGGTTTTCTGATTTGGATAATACTTCTTGAAAATCttgatttgatttgaaGAGTTCATCAGAACGTCTAGTTATATCGTTTAACTTGACTTCAATCGCTTTGACGTCTTCTTGGTACTCAGCATATTTGGCTTCTAAGTTGTGCAAGCTTCGTTTCGTGTTTTTTGATCTATCTCTGTCAACTTTCAAATGTTCCACAGATTGTTTCAATAGTTTTATATCGACGGCCATATCTTTCTTTATGATCTTTAAATTGTCTATAGCTTTCGTAAACTTCATCGCTTGAAAGATCTCATCGaactttttcttcaagtttGCTGGTTCACTCAAAGGCCAAAGACTGTCTTCCTGATGGCAAAATATGACATATTCTAGGATAGCTTTAGGAACACCCATATACAAAGGCACCTGTGTATCGAGCTCTGTTGCTCTTGTACTCAAAGTGGTACGGCCTCCAGACCTGCTAATAGCTACTAACTGACCTTCAAGAGTCTTAAAAGTGTTCGTAGTCTTCTTTGCTAGTAACTGAATATTTCTGGTGACAATCATATTTAAGCCGTTGGCACTAGTAAAAGCCAATTTTACCTGCGCTCTGATATCTTTTTCGCCTGTAATCTTGGGATCATGAACGAATACTCCACCTTTACTATTAGGTGGCAGGTCACCCGTTGTAGCATATTTCaaacattcaataatagTTGTCTTACCTGATCCGTTGGTTCCCACAATTAAGGTCAACGGTGtaccaaattcaattgtcTCCCTATCATTGGAGTCAAAAGACCTTATACCTTGTATTGATAGTTTATATATAGCACTCATGCACTACTGTGACCGCTATCTGCTCGCTGTTACCTAATAGATCGTCTCTAGTGTCAGAGCATCCCACTGAGCTTTCAGCGTCTATTTGTTGCACATATTTTTTGCAGTGTGCGAAGTAAAACAGATGATAGAACTGGGTAACTAATAAAACGTACACTAAATAGCTTATACTGGAATCCCTTCTACATGCTTTTATTAGCTATACAGGACCATCAATACGGTTTTATTATGAAAGAAGGAGTAATAAACTCTTTCTCTGCTCGTGAAAATGAAAGCTCTTCACACTTAAGTTTTTTCCTTCCCTACGTATGTCAAATGGATACTCGACTGCAACAATCCCTCCGATCTGCGGCTACTTTGATTCACTGTCCAACCAACATATTGCTTCTGAGTTCTTCCAAGTTTTTGACTCTCTTGTTTTTGGGAATTTTACTAAGTAATTTCTTGTAAGCAATATTAGTCAAGGGTTTTGGCAGCAACTATGTTGGGTGGGTTTATATAATTCTTAATAGTTTTTATAGTATTTATacttattatattttaaataatagttaatatatttcttacagttatttttaatttaagATTAGAACCTAGATGTTCAGACTAGACATGGACGTAGAATCGTGCATTTTCTGGTCTACATGTTTGAAACTAGAATGTTCTTCTGTTCCTATGATTGCTGCTATGACATTTTTATTACTATTCCCTCCATTAGGATAGAAAAATACTCCCATCTTTGGAGGCAAAATGCGTAGAGTATAAGAACTATGATACATTCCCTCGGATACAGCTAGATACAAGAGATGTCTGATACCTCAATGGAAATTAGTAAAAAGACGGCATATCATCCAATGCTCGCCAACGATTGAAGTCAGTGTCATCTAATTATAAACTTTATACGCGCATTTCACAGGGGAATCACTGCTATTATACCCGGGAAGGGCGTTGTATTGCAATTGTGTCAAGCAATCTTCCTCCAAACCTAAGACATCATCATATATACCAAGCTGGTCCTCAAATTCGGCTGCGGTGACTCCACCTCCATACTGGCACTCTAATATCACTGATCCCGCACCGTTGACATAATAGTCTGACGATAATCCGTCATGCTCCGCCACTTTAGAGGTGTCCTTGGTCATGGGTGCTATTTCCCACTCGCCATTGCTAGACATCAGAACCGCTAGCACAGGCAGGGCGGCATTCGCACTAATATTCGAGCGATGCCCATCCATTTCGACTATTGCCAGTTGGTCCAGACCGCTAGTTAAGTTGTATACGCTGCGAGCGCTATAGACGAATGTAGAGTTTCCATGATCAAATTGCAATGTCCCGCTGCCGTCTCTCTTTTCCAAAGTAGTGGTGAAATCAGTTACAGGCGCAAAAACCACCCCACCAATGATTCTCGGTTCTTGCAGGCCTTGCATATCTCTCTTCCACCATTCTGTAATTTTACCCAATGCAGCAAGTTCAATCGCCGTCTTAATGATAAGTGTACGGATAGAAGCGGCACAATAATATCCGGACTGTTCTTTATTCAGCCATTGACTCCAGCAGCTCCCCCATACCGGCTCTAAATTTGTGGTCCATTGAGCTACGGCTGCTGTCATGAGCATAGCTGATTGGGTGTTTGTTAATGAGATTGCGTTGGTAACCCACTGGTGCCAGGTAAGTTCCACTGCATATACGGCAACTGTTGGTACAAGTACTAGAATTACGCAGAGAGGTCTCATATAGCTAAATTGAATGGATATGGTAGAATCTACTTTTGGTATATAGAACCCTCAATTGCAATtatattacaaaataaGAAGAGAGGTGATTTTTACTTCTCTAACTAGAAGAGCAACTCTTCATCTTATGTAACCATCATATGTCTGCAACATATTACTTTTCTGGTTAAACTCTCTGGGGAGAGCAGAAATTATCGTGCCGTAGTCGTAGTCGACGGCAAGGACTGGGAGGACTGGGCGCGTAACGCgagaagaggaaaattttcttttgcgaaggaaaaaagtataaaagGGAGAACATTTTTATTCTCTGATTTCTCCTTTtcacatttttttcaaaacttttctttACAAGAAGTAATAAAAACTCTGATAGATAGATATAGTACGGTTGTAAATCGAAGTATATTAATAAGTAGAACTTAAAATTAAGTAAGAACGGATTTTAGAACTGAAAGAGAAGCTGAACCcattaaaaaaaactgaaatttAGAGTGTATTTTTGTCGTGTTTTATCTTATttatctttctcttttattAACAGTATTGTTATCAATTGAAAGTAGTATCGTATCTTTTTAAAACcttttttctaaatcttcCTTATCCATAAACCACAGGGAGGAAATAATTCAGTATAAAAATGAgcaattttgaagaaaatgaacgAATGCAGGAATTCGTAAACACCTTGGAATCCtttaaagaattaaaatcaGGCATTTCAGGTTCACgtatcaaaaaattaacGTCGATCGCACTTGATaatctaatttttgaagaaaatatagtTACGTTGCTTATAAATTATTCCAAAACTTGCGAGGATAACCACAAATTAGgctctttatatattattgacTCGATCGGTAGAGCTTATCTGGATATCGCCAGGTCAAACGACGATTACATCAAACCCACTGCTAAGGTCGGTACATCAGCTCATGCTATTTATGTCCTTGGAGAAGCAATTCAAGATTTACTATCTGATGCTATCTCAAAGAGTAATGAAGATCATAGGGAAAAAATACGTATGCTGATTGACATTTGGGACAGGTCTGGACTTTTTCAGAAAGGCTATCTAAATGCAATTAGAGCAAAATGTTTCTCAATGGATGAATCTGTTCATTTAGATAACAAGACTAataatagtagtaataaCGAAAATAAAGCAGTTAATGATGACCCTATCaagaaatcattaaatGTATTAAATGACTTACACGCAggtaaagaaaattatacaAACTTACCTgatcttcaaatttcaaatgacTTAGTTGCAAACGATGTAGAAACACAGAGAGTTGCCTTGACCAAGCTTCTTTCAAGCTTACATT
Encoded proteins:
- the RPA49 gene encoding DNA-directed RNA polymerase I subunit RPA49 (similar to Saccharomyces cerevisiae RPA49 (YNL248C); ancestral locus Anc_1.112), coding for MSKRSITEIEVEAYQEHNSAIVGSFFKGVRVPKDTKFDLYRKKASKSDFILHGENERLEYEGSTDGLSKDGTQSVIGVFNKEKNSIELYRAPILVSKVISKSTKRLAGPEIKNAEVRASVSRNALGEAFGSKKAKKAIADLERNRIDSDKLTDVAIDIVDSVRTASKDLPTRKELDEAVSNDRPTPLANLEATDVEQIYPLENIIPKRELQFIRVGHILKETDNEKRLEFFPFTSSKYISKKLVTLTQPSQMVKLQLLYYLSLLLGVYENRRVNNKVKLLERINSPPETLIDGVLDRFTVARPGQFGRSKDRSFFVNPQNEDKLLCYILTIVLHLDNFIVEISPLAQELGLKPSKIVSLFRTIGAIVKGATVAQADAFGIPKSAANTYKIATLKVPFKLPEMVRRGRAARR
- the RAD50 gene encoding MRX complex DNA-binding subunit (similar to Saccharomyces cerevisiae RAD50 (YNL250W); ancestral locus Anc_1.110); protein product: MSAIYKLSIQGIRSFDSNDRETIEFGTPLTLIVGTNGSGKTTIIECLKYATTGDLPPNSKGGVFVHDPKITGEKDIRAQVKLAFTSANGLNMIVTRNIQLLAKKTTNTFKTLEGQLVAISRSGGRTTLSTRATELDTQVPLYMGVPKAILEYVIFCHQEDSLWPLSEPANLKKKFDEIFQAMKFTKAIDNLKIIKKDMAVDIKLLKQSVEHLKVDRDRSKNTKRSLHNLEAKYAEYQEDVKAIEVKLNDITRRSDELFKSNQDFQEVLSKSENLKTLESLTSNEIERLSSSINAINLGKSELQDLLDNFSNTLHEKELEVQRFEEELFAMKDKSKEFQNNSNSLARRQGELEAELNKYALNKTRLTDLQSQMSTRYGFEVSVEASNFIDQLKHYKEKFCSDLDRFEETESQKIKDQEEKLSKVIYSDTVQAQKLDYYKADKNKLLDEISNMESEIITSEYSEDDLEKEKKILAETTLKLEEWEKSDVIKQMGAQLKEKNEQILLAENDLEEIQDKIKKTNQQADLFAKLGLLKKSIAEKSQALENASTSLENNSKAKSWNLMSNDDLDIDFKKIYINLQKQIALSNRELHECEKKFTESSYNLTTLQNDLVTNQKTENDIKRNLENALPEDCPLGEYDKIIEEAELSYRTALENLKMHQTTLDFNRKALEVAEYDNSCYLCLRSFDTVEFKNEILQNLKAKTEAKFETALKEVVKEEKEFLDSLRSLEKDFTLLNSSWERINKIKIDSKKAQELTTSLREQLLTMETKNNELKEDQVLVEKELRAYVETIITLKKELKQLDAESSQILEQLKIYGSSDGEVFTVDELQQLQKNKSDHLRGLRKAINELQMAREGKIRGHSALITTIKKKTMAINEMERSLVRKQNTENNMKSKRNRIKEIESKLGQLTSEVDELHSQRIFLEQETNNVKAEFNSKMSSKRDTLNKINNDINTVSSIWNEITQYDESLLSQCTRELERSELELAELNQQIDFKNNELNDQKQKLKDSNNEKRNLSQNIELLDLKKKLNDIKSQINSLDIQNAKAKRDKYQHESSQLRNEYEKLSAENAGRLGEMKQLQNQINSLQLQLRSDFKDVDNKFHKEWVELQTRTLVTDDIDTYSKALDSAIMRYHGLKMEDINRIIDELWKRTYSGTDIDTIKIRSDEVSSTVRGKSYNYRVVMYKQDAELDMRGRCSAGQKVLASIIIRLALSETFGINCGVIALDEPTTNLDEENIESLAKSLNNIIHFRRHQKNFQLIVITHDEKFLSHMGASQFADHFFKVRRDDRQKSQIEWVDINKVSEY
- the CRS1 gene encoding cysteine--tRNA ligase (similar to Saccharomyces cerevisiae YNL247W; ancestral locus Anc_1.115); translation: MIKVRSLISKMSTPKVVQPKWYKPQPVVAKKPVLKLYNSLTRDKEEFIPLSGTNLVSWYSCGPTVYDASHMGHARNYVSIDINRRIMEKYFGYDINFVQNVTDIDDKIIIRARQNYLYEKFVNETEKINDSIITKVQDTLTQFIASQLNLDKVDSIASFQEWFKTVDFELEKTNNPKFPMYITAIQNTIKAIESNDKISKDEFFALAKDTLVPALDKESGSSVNDPEIFRKLPAYWEQQFNNDMAHLNVLPPSVTTRVSEYVPEIVQFVKDIIDNGYAYATDDGSVYFDTVRFDSSSKHDYAKCQPWNKGKLDLINDGEGSLSINTTGKRSKNDFALWKTSKPGEPEWESPWGKGRPGWHIECSVMASDVLGSQIDIHSGGIDLAFPHHDNELAQSEAKHDNHQWINYFLHTGHLHIEGQKMSKSLKNFITIDEALSKFSARQLRLAFASVQWNNQLDFKESLINEAKSVETSFHNFFKNVRALNNDFIHSNEKNHISKKLGSLEKKLLDNLKTTQEKVHSSFCDNLSTPQSLKALVEVVSLTNTYISSVGSEIRIEPVLAICKYVTKILDVIGFPSRPDGLGWSSPSNGDDQISSGSVEDIATPYVKVLSTFRDQVRSMAIDKENYSEFLKATDYIRDHDLLNLNVSLDDRNGQAALIKFLTDEEKNEIISINQEKEAREEAKKLKKLQQQKLNEQKERERKEKAKVSPLEMFKNGDLYSEWDNEGIPTKDKDGNEITKSMTKKLKKQWEQQRKLHEEYFGNK
- the KAFR0D03770 gene encoding uncharacterized protein; translation: MRPLCVILVLVPTVAVYAVELTWHQWVTNAISLTNTQSAMLMTAAVAQWTTNLEPVWGSCWSQWLNKEQSGYYCAASIRTLIIKTAIELAALGKITEWWKRDMQGLQEPRIIGGVVFAPVTDFTTTLEKRDGSGTLQFDHGNSTFVYSARSVYNLTSGLDQLAIVEMDGHRSNISANAALPVLAVLMSSNGEWEIAPMTKDTSKVAEHDGLSSDYYVNGAGSVILECQYGGGVTAAEFEDQLGIYDDVLGLEEDCLTQLQYNALPGYNSSDSPVKCAYKVYN